In Leclercia sp. LSNIH1, the genomic stretch CGATGACCTTAATTTCGAAATCAAATCCGGCAAGCCAGGTGACACCAACGGCGGTCCAGTTCGGATAAGGGGCCTGCGGGAAAATCGCCTGTTTGACCTGCATGATCGTTGGGAACTGATTCTCAGGATCGGTGTGGAAGGTTGTCACATCAATCAGATCGTCAAAGGTACACCCCGCCGCGGCAAGGGTCGCTTTCAGATTATCAAACGCAAGCTGCACCTGAGCGGCGAAATCGGGCTCGGGGGTGCCATCGGCGCGGCTTCCCACCTGACCCGAAACAAACAGCAAATCGCCGGAACGGATGGCGGCAGAATAACCGTGTGCTTCATAAAGAGCATGACGGTTGGCGGGGAAAACCGGTTCGCGCTGGATCATAAGGTATCCTGTATTGTGTTAACGTTGGAAAAGGCAACGCGCAGCGCGTAAAGATGATTTAATATACGCGGCGTATGTGAAATTAATATCACATATGCCGCGTATGTCAAATAAAAATGGAGAGCTTA encodes the following:
- a CDS encoding RidA family protein — encoded protein: MIQREPVFPANRHALYEAHGYSAAIRSGDLLFVSGQVGSRADGTPEPDFAAQVQLAFDNLKATLAAAGCTFDDLIDVTTFHTDPENQFPTIMQVKQAIFPQAPYPNWTAVGVTWLAGFDFEIKVIARIPAPVA